The Trypanosoma brucei gambiense DAL972 chromosome 10, complete sequence genome has a segment encoding these proteins:
- a CDS encoding T. brucei spp.-specific protein has protein sequence MIGRLGWIEPFPFVGKTLLLRGGGGGGGGGQQTWEAIRDLNKDTRNNLKRENMSVIIICRSGTPTLFMLFLFLCSFCFGGNKNANTRLSISVLFYQLVDVEYFLVFANFCYGCHYASTTEKERMLDIVLAEEGKYGSDERQPYYRCWAFSFSLEAWMRWLTWRVPTVEGKVRFDAS, from the coding sequence ATGATTGGTCGTCTTGGTTGGATAGAACCGTTCCCATTTGTGGGCAAGACATTGCTTctgcgggggggggggggtggtggtggtggcggtcaACAAACCTGGGAGGCTATTAGAGATTTGAACAAAGACACAAGGAATAATCTGAAACGTGAGAATATGTCCGTCATAATCATTTGTCGCTCGGGGACGCCTACCCTTTTtatgttatttctttttctctgtagcttttgctttggtggaaacaaaaacgctAACACACGATTAAGTATAAGTGTACTTTTTTATCAGCTTGTAGACGTCGAatatttccttgtttttgctAATTTCTGTTATGGGTGCCACTATGCATCAACAActgagaaggagaggatgCTGGACATAGTGCTGGCGGAGGAGGGCAAATACGGCAGCGACGAAAGACAGCCATATTATCGTTGTTGGGCATTTTCATTCTCCCTTGAAGCGTGGATGAGATGGTTGACGTGGCGTGTGCCGACGGTTGAAGGGAAAGTACGCTTTGACGCATCATAA